A segment of the Psilocybe cubensis strain MGC-MH-2018 chromosome 5, whole genome shotgun sequence genome:
CTACGACTTTTTGTTGACGCTTCCTCGGGAAATTGAGTGCTTTTGGGCGACGGGACGCATTACATGGGTATCCGGCCTATTCTACCTAAATCGTTATTTTTCTCTCCTGGGACATGTGCCTGTGGTATTTGAATATTTTTCGAGATCTTCGAATCCAACGCGGCTTCAGGTGAGTTTCAGTCATCTTATCTGTATTCCTGGAGCCTTGCTGACAGAACACTTCCTTAATCACAATGAAGACGTGAGTTCATCGTCACTCATATTCTTCTTTGCTATTCAACTATTCCTAAATGTTCCTTATAACCTTCAGATGTGTGAAGCTTACAAACTTTCACCAATATCTCGCTGTGATTATACAAGTCGTCGTGGGTTGTACGTTGTTTATTACCCCTGAGTTCTCCGAACTCTCGTTTTTTAACCCGGTTTCTGGCAGTACTTCTTATCATACGAACATATGCATTGTACAACTGTAGCAAACTTGTTCTTGCTGTGACGTGCTCGGCAGGGTTTGCGGTTATTTGCTACGGCGTAGTGCGTGGATTTCCTTACCCCATAGCTTTCATATTCTCATCGTTATCCAGTATTGTGTTTTTAGCGGCCAAGAAATAGTCTACACTGTGGATGATCTTCCACCATTTGGATGTCTCCTGCCTCTTGAAGAAGCAGTGTTCGTGCATTCTGGTTCCAAAACTTTGAATTATCTCCTAACAATTATTTTTGACGGCTGCAGATCAAAAAGTAGTCTACAACTTCTCGCTCTCCTAATTTATCACTCAAATTGCCCATGAGTATAGAACTTTCTCGGGCATGGACAGCAATGCTCGCTTTTGATATCGTCATATTCTCCATGACTCTCTACAAATCACTTACGTATCGACGGGAGGGATCTCACATTCTTCAAATCATGCTTCGAGATGGTACGTCTGTGTAATATTGAATTCTTGTTAAACACCGACAACAAGTGCAATAGGAACCATATACTTTGGGTATGTATTTACGTGTAATGCCAATCAAGTAAACTCTGTCAGATCATTGTCATCGCCTTTCTAGTGTTATGCTGGCATCTACCTCTTCAGTACTCCTATCTTTTTACGTACGTCCCATTCTTCAGTTGTTTTCACGTCTAAATGGCTCAAATGCTTTTAGTTATTATCTGTGAGACACCTCAAGTTTATCTCGTAACCTATGTTCTGACCCTGAGTCGATTGTCAGGAATATGAACAGGGTATCACAGCCATTTTAACCAACATGTACGTATCTCCTATCTTCCATCTATAGAGAATTGGATATCGATGCTGGTCGATGGTTAGAATATCCTCCACAATGATTTCTCGCCTCATGCTCAACATTCGGGATCCCAAAAACCGTTCCAGCCTTCGTCCAGAAGGGACGGCAGCGGAAACAAGGACTGGAGCCGTGTTTACAAGTATCATTCAAAGTTCAGCCGATGGTCAATCCTTCGCAAGTCGGCAGGACACAGATACTGCTCTGCCAGTACATTCACGCTACAGCGGTATGCTTTTTAAAGGATTTTTCATCATTTATGTATCTCAAACCAAATTTCATAGAACTCGACCGTCATGATTTCATGAACAATAGCATAGAACTCCGCATACGGACAACATCGCATACTTAATGTAATTTAAATAGTTGTACACTCTATATTGTATGTAATTCTATAGGTAATTGAGGACACAGGTGTTATTCCTTCGACACGAGATACatagaattttttttttcactttcaacGTTCCCGGTTCGAGGTGGATACAAAATTATCCAGGTCTGCCATTATTCCCGGGAAATGAGTATCACATTCATGATTCTATCATTCACCCTATTATGTCTGGAGCCGCGCCTTGGCGTCAATAAATCAGAATGACTTCAGAAGTTCAGATGACTTGGTAATGAAATTCGGAACTAATCTTGCAAACCAGTGCAAATTAGTGACGATCCCTTGTTTTTTAACCACCGTGTTGTTATCTTCACATTTTTAAGTCCCACCCACAATCCGAGAGAGTCCATATTGCCACAAATGCTAACTTGGCATGATGGCCCTGCTCACTGGCAATTTATCCTGCTACGTTTAGGCTTCAAGCTGCCAGTTCACCCATATCCTTTGGCTCTAGCAGTGTCTGTCGTACTGCTAATCATCTCCGAGGCAAACAGTTTTTATGCTGGGAGCTCTGGATTTAAAATCGCTGCTTCTCTCTCATTTTTGGGTGCAGGAATACAGGCTGCTGGCGCAACAGGTGACGCGCCCTTCAGATCTTCCGCCCTGATGGTGGCTGGTCTGGCGTTCAGTCTCGTCGGagacatcttcctcatccctACTCCCAAAGTCTACGCCCAGAAAATGGCAAACTCGAAATCAGAAGCAGGATTCGCCGCCACTGACAAACAAGGAGACTCTTTATTATTCAAAGCCGGGACCTTTTTTTTCGCACTAGCCCACATCTCATACATCGCAGCATTTCTCTCCGATTCATCGTTAGCTGCGTTGCGTGTACCGGACTTCGCCCTTGCAGCTTCCTTCGGTGCAGGCCTTATATATTGGTTGGGAATACTCCAAAGAAAACCTGGGCCAGATGCATGGTTCAATGTACCACAGGACATGCGCGGGCTTGTTATAGCCTATGTAACCATCATTATGACTATGGTGGCCACTGCAACAGCAACCGATAAAGGACACCAGAAAATTGTTGGGGCGTGGACGTTCATGATTAGCGACTTGTTCGTTGCAGCGGATGCCTTCGGTGTGAAGAAAGATCGGGTTCAACCTTCCCATGGGCAACGAGGCTGGAAAGCACGATCAGTAGGCTGGATTGCATATTTTGGGGCGCAACTTTTATTAGCTGGATCCATTTGATTTTTACAACTGCCTAAATGCATACAAGTAGGAAATACATCCGGCAATTATTCTCCTGCGTGTTTGGTTCTTCACAGCGTTTTCTCAAGGTCAATCAATTCAGCGAGGGTGTGGTATTGCTTGATTTCCACAAGATTATCGGGGTTGACCGTCTTGAGAGGACCACGAACGTATGTCTGGCCGTAACCAAAATGTTTGGAGACAACGGCTTTCACTCCTCCTATACCACCAATCTTCGAAATCGCCCAGTCTCCATGACCAAGTTTTCCTTGCAGCTCCATGGCCTCTTTGATACTTCCTTCCTGAAATAATTTATAGAGACGACCATGCAGTTTGGGTAAGATATTAACCAATGCAGCAATTGCACCTGCACTTCCGGCGTTTAGGCCATGTAAAAAGGCGTCAGTGCGACCAGCGAAAACAGCAAAATCGTTGGAAGAAAAGCGGGTAGTAAGGCGGTGTAGTTTTCCTAAATTACCGCATGAGAGCTTGGTTCCAACGATGTTGGGGTGTTCAGCAAGAGCAGCAATGACATCCGAGTCGAGGTCGATCCCGGCGGTTACAACTGGGAAGTTGTAAATCATAGTTGGGATGGGAGATGCGTCTGCAACCTGCCCATTTTAAGTAAATACAGTTATGACTATTTCCGTAAGAAGCCTACCGATCTATGAAACCGCAGAATATTTTCTACAGACATTTGAGGCGGCCAAGTTGAGGGAGTCAAAACAAGAGCATGGGAAGCTCCAGCTTCCTTAGCATCGGCGCacaatttctttgtttcGCGAGTAGATTGGGCGCCTGTACCAGCAATCACAAGAACGTTTTCGAAGCCATTTTCATCAAGGGTCTTTCGAGTGAGCGCGATGGCTTGTTTGCGTTCTTCATGAGATCTAACAAAACTGAGATTAGGTGTTTGTTATAGCATAACATCTCACGCGCACAAATGCTGTGCTTCACCGTTGGATCCTTGTACTAGGATACCAGTTACACCTCCCTAGAGAAAAAGTCCAAATATGAAGAATATAAATTCGTCAACTATGGACAACTGACCTGAGCTAGCCGCAAGACATGGGCTTTGATGGAAGCTTCATCGAGATCTTCGTTTTCATCGAAGAAGAGAACGGCTGGAACATAGTATCCCGGGGGAGGCGACTTGGACATGATATCGACAGAAAAAAGCCATGTGTGTGTAATCGATGTTGTTCTTATAATAAGAAGCAGGAAGCAGTGGAGATCCGTTGGATGCTTGGGGAAGATAGTCAATCTTATCTAATCTCACAATTCTATTTTGGTTTGTTTCGCATCCACGGCAAACATTTCGTAAATCACAACGCCGACGCTGGCTGCCGCCACATTTCGTCTCCACCACGCACAGCGATCAGCAAGCCCTGCTATCGACAAACGCTTAGCCCTTAGAAAGTGGGAGCGCTGGACGCATCGTACCCGTCATGCTTTCCCTTCTAAAACGTAGAATGGCTTCTGCGCCGACGTCTCAAAAGTCAGTAACCTATGGCCTACAGAATACAAGGCGGCAGCTTGAAACTGCTCGTCCAGCACGACGTCAATTTACGACCTTTTTGACTACTGGATCTCTTCGTCGAAGATATGCGTCCTCTCCATCGCCTGCTATGCTGAGGCATATGCACATTCGTGCCATCTCTTATTCTTCCATCCCGAGATTTGTTGCGCGCGCGTTCCGTGTGCCAATTGCTGGAGCTACAATTGGGGCAGGAAGTTTTGGTTATGCGAACTATAAGTTTGAAGGTGCTTATTATTCATCCTAACTTTAAACACACATTATCTTATCTACTACAGAAATGCGGACCAAAACCAATAAATGGATTAGTTCTGCACAGGACACCGTCAGCGACGTCTTTGAAACTGCCTCAGACAGTATAAATGCCGTCACTGCACGATTTGCCGACATGAAGTTACCAGAGATTCCGTCTGTAGAAGCACCCCAATTTTTAAAGGACTTGTTCACGGCCAAGCAACAAAACGAGGAAGATCCCAATCACGACCAAGAGCCCAAGAATTCGAACAACTCCCCCAATGATGCGGCAGCGATTGCCGCTCTTGTCGCTGCAACAATGTCATCTCCTTCGGACTCCAAAGATAAGCAAGATGGTCTCGCTGCCGACGCACGACAGAATGGACTTATGCACCTCACGCGCAAACTTATTGAAATTCGAAGTATGCTTTTGAGCATCGACCAGAGTGACGCTCTTAAGCTCCCCAGTATCGTTGTCATTGGTAGTCAAAGCTCAGGAAAGAGTTCAGTATTGGAAGCCATCGTGGGACACGAGTTCTTGCCAAAGTACGTACTTTCTACCATCCAGACACTGGATCTAATTTTATATTCCAGAGGCAACAATATGGTCACTCGTCGTCCCATAGAACTGACGCTTATCCATACTCCACCAAAGGACGGTAAAATTCCTGCCGAGTATGGCGAATTCCCTGGATTGGGTCTCGGGAAAATGAAAGATTTTACAGATATTCAGCGTACTTTGACAGAGCTAAACCTTGCTGTCCCTTCCTCGGAGGCCGTGTCAAACGATCCTATCGATCTGCGGATATATTCACCTAATGTTCCTGACCTGACCCTCATTGACCTCCCTGGATACGTCCAGATCTCCTCGCTCGACCAGCCGGAAACCTTGAAGGAGAAGATTGCGTCCCTGTGCGAGAAGTACATCAGGGAACCCAACATCATTCTTGCTGTATGCGCAGCCGATGTCGATCTAGCCAATTCCCCTGCCCTCAGGGCTAGCAGAAAAGTTGACCCCCTTGGACTACGTACCATTGGCGTTATCACAAAGATGGATCTGGTTCCACCTGAGCAAGGTGCTGGCATTTTGTCTGGTAATAGGTACCCATTACACCTCGGGTATGTTGGTGTCGTAGCCAAGTCACACGGTAAACGATCCAGCAACGACACAACTGTTGTCGCCAAACGTGGCGAGAATGATTATTTCGGCGCACATAGGGAGATCTTTGGGAGTCAAACTTCTCTTATGGTCGGTACGGATACCTTGCGTCGTAGACTTATGGAGGTCCTGGAATCCTCCATGGCTTCATCATTGCATGGGATTACTAATGCCGTACAGTTGGAATTGGAAGAGGCAACGTACCAGTTCAAGGTACAATACAACGACAGACGCATATCACCTGAATCATACGTCGCAGAGACCATGGATTCCCTTAAACTTCGTTTCAAGGACTTCACCCAGCAATTTCGCCGCCCAATTATAAGAGCTAAGCTAAAGGCCATGCTCGAGGATAAAGTAATGGATGTTCTCGAGCAACTCTATTGGTTAGACAAGCGCGCTCCGGAGCTTGGTGCACTAGGATCGGACCCCAAGCTCAAGCCCGAGGATATTGAACCATACTGGAGACACAAGCTGGAGGCTGCCTCATCTCTTCTGACAAAATCTGGAGTCGGTAGAGATTCAACACTTCTGGTAGCCGATGGCCTTCGCTCTCTCATCGACTCCATAGCCACTGGCGAACCATTCAACTTCCATCCTCGTGCTGCCGAGCGCCTCACTGAATTTTCGCACATGATTCTGCGCGATCGCATTGGAGTCACATCTGACCAGGTTGAGAACTGTATCAAACCGTTCAAATATGACGTGGAAGTTGAGCCAAGAGAATGGGAAGCAGGTAGAGAAAGAGCGGTTCAGTTGTTTGAAAACGAAGTGGCAATGTGCGAGCAGAAGCTtcaagaaatcaagaagaaaGTGGGTGGTGCCAGGAGGTTGAATGGCCTGGTTGGCTATCTCAAGTCGATTGAGGAAAAGCAGAAGGAGCGGAAACTCGCTGCGGATGGCGAACAAGTCGAGGAACAGCCTGTTGAATCTTACCGCTATCCCCCTGCTCAACTTTCTGATGGTGACTTTCTCTCCTTGACTTCGTTGTGGGATTTTCTGACTATTTGCTCTAGCGCGATATGCGATGATGTATACGGACCGTATTGGCATTCTTAAACTACGTCTCATGGCCTTAAAGTCCAAGAGATGTCGCGCTGGTCCACAGAGCGAGGCATTCTGTCCTGAAGCATTCTTAAATGTCGTCGCCGACAAATTGGCATATACGTCTGCTATGTTCATCAACATCGAACTTCTTGATCAATTCTTCTATCAGGTAATTGTTTATTTGCATGCTCGAAGTCTTTCTCTCGATGCTGATATCACGTTTTAGTTCCCTCGAGAAATTGACTCCCGACTTCTTTACGATCTTGATCGGAAGGAAATCGTTGAATTTGCGCGCGAAAATCCTGTTGTACGACGGCATCTTGATTTGCAGGAACGAAAGGACAAGCTTGAGGAAGTGATGAAGCAGCTTAATAGCCTCTCCACCCTCCGCGCCGACCCCCAGCCTGCACCCCGCCGGCATCGAGGTCTTTTCGGTAGCGTCTTTTGAGGAAATTTGGGAGGTTTTAATTGTTGGTGTCGATGTGGATTTCGATCGTTGTTATTTaggttttctttctttcattatGTTACGCTACACATTCATCATTCGGATCTCTTTTGTTAGAATATGTTCTCAATACACTCCTCTCATTATCGTAATTCAAGTTTTGTTGAATATCATGTCATTGCTGCTTGCCCCACGGTGTCTTCCATGGAGGTATATTAAAAATATATAGTGGTAACGAGATGGGTGTGGATGTGAAATAATCTACAGTTTGGCCTTGGCACCCTATATGCAAGGTCGTCAACGCCAAAGAAGTACTGGGacacaaagaaaacgcaCCTTTAGCACGGTGTCGAGTTTGGTGGCGAGCATCATGTTGCCTTTTGTCTTGAGCTTGCCGGTCATGAATGCCTTCTGGCCGTTAAGCTGTAGATGATGTCAGTTCACTGGAAGCCAACATGAAACTATGGCGGAGAGCAACACTGTACCTTGCCATCGGCGAGGTCAACAAGGGTATCGTCGGCGAGGATGATAGTGACATCGGCTTTGGGGGCCTTGCCCTTGTAAACAGTCCCGGTCTTCTTCATGTCGATTGTCCATGTTACAGTCTCCTTTGCGTCATTGGTAACCTGGAGCTCGAAGATTCCATTCGTCTTAGAGGGTAATCGAATATAAGCCATCGGAATTCATGCAGAGAGCATTGCGTTAGTACCTTTTTGATTTGCGATTGTTTCTCAGCATCGGTGTACTTTGAGAAAGCAGTCTCGAGCCCTGCGATAAGTTCTGATGCCTGTTGTTCCGTCCCGCGTAAATGAATATACGCATTCGACTCCAGAGAAGGAACGCACTTTGAAACCTGGGACTTTGATATCTGACATGGCGTTTGCGAAAGGTGGGGTTGGTAGCGGTGGGGAAAAGACAACAGATGTGCCAGGCAATTTATGTTTTGGGGAAGCTGAAGAGACACGGTGTGCAGTTAGCATATGATAATTACCCGACATGTGACTGTCCGCGTTTCAACCACTACCGTCCGCCGGTCAATTCGCATAGTCTTTGGCCACAGTTTCTCGTCTTTTGTATCCTTCACTTCCTGTTAACTTCCCCTTATCTCCACTCGAAGGCTCCGGCACTGTCGAAGGGTCCTTGTGCAAGCAATGTAGATCGCTGAAAACTGAACATGCCCACCACACAACTCTCTATAGCCCATGCTCTGAGGCACTGGGCGTCAAAATAAGCAATTCACATGGCGTCGGGTGTTTTCAATGCTAAAGTATATTATTGATTGAAAATTCAATATTCTGATTCACTGCGTCTTGTTGGTAAGTACAGGTATGATTCCATTTCCACCTTTTGATTCTCAATTCCCTCCACCAATTCTCAAAATGTCGGCTGCCTGCAGAACAATCAGAGTTTATCTATGGGCAACAATGATAGCTGTACCTTCTCTGCGATAGCATAGGCCGCGGACTGGATATGGCAAGAAAGTTGCTTGAAAGGGGATCGCCATCCATAAGTCTTGGGAAAGCGATTACATAGCTTGAGAGGCAGGCTCACCATCGGCAATATCGACACATCCGCCTGTCCGATGCAAAATTTGTATAATTTGGATGGCTGTCAGGAAAGGAGCACTCACCACCCGTAGATTTCTTGTTCCATAAACTCTCAGCTCACTGTCGACCACTCCCCCGTCTTCTTTCGGAAGCATTGCTGCTGTCCCCAGTGGGTGATAAGTCGTGGCAATGGATTCTCTTATCCACTCTCTCAACTTGTCGGGGTCATCCAAAATCTCTTGGTCTGGCACGACCCTTCCTTTCACACTTTCACCGAATGAACCTGTAGTTGCTATACGAGCGGAAAATTCGACAGCCTTCTCCAGGATTTTGAGATCGGTCGGATGTGCCAGGTAATTAGGATTTATAGCTGGAGGTACCAGTGGGTCTGCAGATGACAGATGAACGGATCCACGAGACAAGGGATGCATCACGACATGCACAAAAGAAGCGTAACGTTTTCCAGGTGTTGGAATGCCCGATACTCGCCTATGGTATCCATTCTGATAGATAATTCTGCATTTGGCGTCAGTGTGCAACTTGATAAAGGAGAATATGTCAATATACTCGGCCTGTGAGACCTCTTCACCAGCAAACCACTCCTTCTGCAAGCTGTATTGCTTATTCAGCCCACGACACAGTGTGGAATCGGTTGGCTCATGTAAACTTTTGAACGATACAGCATCACCCGCAAGATTCAAATGCCTTCTCGAAAGGAAGGAAAACCCCATGGACGCAATGGAGGAAAGTAAACCCTTTCGTTGTTTGCTGGACAGCAGAGAGTTTAGCCCGCAATTGCGAAGACAAAACTAAACATACTATAGCTCTGTGTGCAATTCCAGGGCATTCGGATCTCCCATTATATCCATCGTTTCGTACTTGGAATCAATTTCCACTGTTGTTGCCACACTGGGATGTTCATCTACGAATTATCAGTTGAAAGCCCGAACTTAAAGGCGAAAAAATTTTACGCAAGTTTTCGCCAACCCCTGGAAGATGTATCAGCGTCTCGATGCCGTGTTTCGCGAGAACTGATCGGTCTCCGATGCCAGACAGCTCAAGTAAGTGTGGCGTCTGGAATGCACCTGGACAAGGTCGTCAGCATGGGGAATATTCCCAACGCCATGTAATGACAAGCTGACCAGCGGAGACAACGACATCCTTTTTCACGCCTTTTATAACGTTTTGCTTTCCTCCATGTACAAATTCTACGCCTATGGCGGTTTGTTCGCCTTGGGGACTACCTTCAAGTAGAATCTGTGCAATATGGTCATTGTTTACGTCaatatcaacttggtttTGCCCGTGGTTGTGCATACAACCTTGGTGACCTGGGCATTTGTCAAAACCAGAAGATTTGGGCGGTTTTGAATGGGGAGGAAATACGCAGTGAATGCAGAAGAGCGTTGAGCGCTCCGAGGGTCCACGGACGTGAAACATGTCGTTGATCCAACATTAGAGCCATCTCCCTAAAACAAAATCCGGTGGTAAAGTGGAAAGGCGCAGAAACCAATTTGACAGCGTACATGGCTTTCATTTCTCGGGACTCCTAACGCTTCAACGGCGTCGAAGAAAAACTTATTCTGTGGAGGTATGTTTAGAGGGAGTGATTTTTGTAACGGTCCTTTGGGAAAAATATTCAGGAACATGGTTGAAAGTGCAGATGGGAAACGTGGAAAGCACCATCAACACCATGATATTTCTCTTTTGGATTCGCAGCATAAATTTTCGCGTCTTCTGGAGACAGTCTGCTGGGAAATGTATTCTCTCCTTTCTTCATGTACCCAAGGAGATTTTCCCAGTTCCATCCTTTGTTCCCGAGGCCTTCTAGAGCATCGTATTCTGCTCTGGAGGGACGGAACAATCCCATGAAATTGATCTATAACGACGCGTTCagacatcgacatcaataTGGCAAGGGTGGCCATTGAGCTATTACATACAATTGAGGTACCCCCCAACCCCTTGCCTCTTGGTTGAAGCACTGTACGACCCTTTGCATGTGCCTGCGGAACTGAGAGAAATGCCCAGTCGTATGTCGGATCTCCGATAATCCTGCCCATAAATCCAGGGACTGTGATCTCGGGAATATCAGCGGGCACACCACCCGCTTCAATGACACCAACAACTAGATTTTCATCTTCACTTAACCTGCACGGATTAAGTATGAGGTTGTGGTGGTATCCATGGATATCGATATAACATACCTTGATGCTAGAGCTAGTCCACATGTCCCTCCACCCAGGATAAGATAGTCGAACGAAACTGAGTGGAATTTCTCGATAGAAACGATAGGCATAGTGGCCTTCGTTTTCACAATGCTATGGTGAAACGTGAAGATACAAAATCAGTTTAGAAAGACCTATCTTGGACGGAAAGGTCTTATCTCTTTGTGCGAGAATGTTCTGGTTAATATTATACAGGATATACCCACGAATGAGTCGTCGAAAATGGCCACACGTCTTGCAACTTGAGCCATATTTTTTCAAATCACTACAACCATTTTTAGCAATTGTCGGTTTTCGCGCGAGTCGCTACTTGGAAAGGCTGATGGATTGACAGTTGTCAAGTTATTTCTAACTAAATTATCCTATGATTGGGACTGTTTTCGAAGTGGAGACTGTTTGTTTGAGTTATTCCTCATTCCATAACTTGGTTCTGCACATTGCTTGCTAAGGCCCTGAAAGCCAACATGCTTATTTCCTAATGTTCTAAGGAATACCTGGCTAGTATACCTTCTATAAGCCAGCCTCTGCCCAACTTGACCTGGAAAGACCTGTAGGTCATCTATCAGTCTTCTCGGTCCTCGAGATTTTTAAAGGCCATGGGTGATACCCAGAGACCAAGATCGAAAATCTGCCACTTTGGTCTCGCCGGCACGATTCTTCCACCTGAGCAACGCCAAATCGATGGTCGTAATTTAATACCCACTTCCGAG
Coding sequences within it:
- a CDS encoding putative 4-hydroxy-2-oxoglutarate aldolase, mitochondrial, producing the protein MSKSPPPGYYVPAVLFFDENEDLDEASIKAHVLRLAQGGVTGILVQGSNGEAQHLSHEERKQAIALTRKTLDENGFENVLVIAGTGAQSTRETKKLCADAKEAGASHALVLTPSTWPPQMSVENILRFHRSVADASPIPTMIYNFPVVTAGIDLDSDVIAALAEHPNIVGTKLSCGNLGKLHRLTTRFSSNDFAVFAGRTDAFLHGLNAGSAGAIAALVNILPKLHGRLYKLFQEGSIKEAMELQGKLGHGDWAISKIGGIGGVKAVVSKHFGYGQTYVRGPLKTVNPDNLVEIKQYHTLAELIDLEKTL
- a CDS encoding Dehydrogenase mpl7 — encoded protein: MPIVSIEKFHSVSFDYLILGGGTCGLALASRLSEDENLVVGVIEAGGVPADIPEITVPGFMGRIIGDPTYDWAFLSVPQAHAKGRTVLQPRGKGLGGTSIINFMGLFRPSRAEYDALEGLGNKGWNWENLLGYMKKGENTFPSRLSPEDAKIYAANPKEKYHGVDGPLQKSLPLNIPPQNKFFFDAVEALGVPRNESHGDGSNVGSTTCFTSVDPRSAQRSSAFTAYFLPIQNRPNLLVLTNAQVTKVILLEGSPQGEQTAIGVEFVHGGKQNVIKGVKKDVVVSAGAFQTPHLLELSGIGDRSVLAKHGIETLIHLPGVGENLHEHPSVATTVEIDSKYETMDIMGDPNALELHTELYKQRKGLLSSIASMGFSFLSRRHLNLAGDAVSFKSLHEPTDSTLCRGLNKQYSLQKEWFAGEEVSQAEIIYQNGYHRRVSGIPTPGKRYASFVHVVMHPLSRGSVHLSSADPLVPPAINPNYLAHPTDLKILEKAVEFSARIATTGSFGESVKGRVVPDQEILDDPDKLREWIRESIATTYHPLGTAAMLPKEDGGVVDSELRVYGTRNLRVADVSILPMQLSCHIQSAAYAIAEKAADILRIGGGN
- a CDS encoding Protein msp1, mitochondrial; protein product: MASAPTSQKSVTYGLQNTRRQLETARPARRQFTTFLTTGSLRRRYASSPSPAMLRHMHIRAISYSSIPRFVARAFRVPIAGATIGAGSFGYANYKFEEMRTKTNKWISSAQDTVSDVFETASDSINAVTARFADMKLPEIPSVEAPQFLKDLFTAKQQNEEDPNHDQEPKNSNNSPNDAAAIAALVAATMSSPSDSKDKQDGLAADARQNGLMHLTRKLIEIRSMLLSIDQSDALKLPSIVVIGSQSSGKSSVLEAIVGHEFLPKGNNMVTRRPIELTLIHTPPKDGKIPAEYGEFPGLGLGKMKDFTDIQRTLTELNLAVPSSEAVSNDPIDLRIYSPNVPDLTLIDLPGYVQISSLDQPETLKEKIASLCEKYIREPNIILAVCAADVDLANSPALRASRKVDPLGLRTIGVITKMDLVPPEQGAGILSGNRYPLHLGYVGVVAKSHGKRSSNDTTVVAKRGENDYFGAHREIFGSQTSLMVGTDTLRRRLMEVLESSMASSLHGITNAVQLELEEATYQFKVQYNDRRISPESYVAETMDSLKLRFKDFTQQFRRPIIRAKLKAMLEDKVMDVLEQLYWLDKRAPELGALGSDPKLKPEDIEPYWRHKLEAASSLLTKSGVGRDSTLLVADGLRSLIDSIATGEPFNFHPRAAERLTEFSHMILRDRIGVTSDQVENCIKPFKYDVEVEPREWEAGRERAVQLFENEVAMCEQKLQEIKKKVGGARRLNGLVGYLKSIEEKQKERKLAADGEQVEEQPVESYRYPPAQLSDARYAMMYTDRIGILKLRLMALKSKRCRAGPQSEAFCPEAFLNVVADKLAYTSAMFINIELLDQFFYQFPREIDSRLLYDLDRKEIVEFARENPVVRRHLDLQERKDKLEEVMKQLNSLSTLRADPQPAPRRHRGLFGSVF
- a CDS encoding Oleate-induced peroxisomal protein POX18; translation: MSDIKVPGFKASELIAGLETAFSKYTDAEKQSQIKKTNGIFELQVTNDAKETVTWTIDMKKTGTVYKGKAPKADVTIILADDTLVDLADGKLNGQKAFMTGKLKTKGNMMLATKLDTVLKGAKAKL